One Niabella beijingensis DNA window includes the following coding sequences:
- a CDS encoding lysophospholipid acyltransferase family protein has translation MSKPGSRLRNFNIVRKFVHFTVGVFTYPGIAIVNKLRIRGTEHLKNLPSHNVLFVSNHQTYFVDVITFFHILSAYKWGKKDRLGFPYYFLNPYTRVNYVAAEQTMKSSWLSRLFLLAGGLTVKRTWNENSGEKRTGLDPSDTRKIQRALDKNWVITFPQGTTTPYAPARKGTALIIKHHKPIVIPVVINGFSRAFNKTGITLKRKGTLLTVTFKPPMEIDYDASAQEITGQIMDAIEQSKQYMPEVLQH, from the coding sequence ATGAGCAAACCGGGAAGCCGCTTAAGAAATTTTAACATCGTAAGGAAGTTTGTTCATTTTACAGTAGGCGTATTTACCTATCCCGGCATTGCAATCGTAAATAAGCTCCGCATCAGGGGAACGGAACACCTGAAAAACCTGCCTTCCCACAATGTATTGTTTGTAAGTAATCACCAGACTTATTTTGTGGATGTGATCACTTTTTTCCATATCCTTTCCGCTTACAAATGGGGCAAGAAAGACCGGCTGGGTTTTCCCTATTATTTCCTGAACCCTTATACAAGGGTGAACTACGTAGCGGCAGAACAAACCATGAAAAGCAGCTGGCTCAGCCGGTTGTTTCTGCTGGCCGGCGGACTTACCGTAAAGCGTACCTGGAATGAAAACAGCGGTGAAAAACGTACCGGCCTGGATCCTTCGGACACAAGAAAGATACAGCGGGCGCTGGATAAGAACTGGGTGATCACATTTCCCCAGGGCACCACTACTCCCTATGCCCCGGCGCGGAAAGGCACCGCACTGATCATCAAACACCACAAACCGATTGTGATACCAGTGGTGATCAATGGCTTTTCCCGGGCCTTCAATAAAACAGGTATCACCTTAAAACGAAAAGGCACGCTGCTGACCGTGACCTTTAAACCGCCTATGGAAATCGACTATGATGCTTCGGCCCAGGAAATTACCGGCCAGATCATGGATGCCATCGAACAAAGCAAACAATACATGCCGGAGGTGCTGCAGCATTGA
- the ccsA gene encoding cytochrome c biogenesis protein CcsA, which translates to MNYIGEELLPGQVGHFFILISLVASLAASFAYFKATKVSIPEDRKAWLKLARGAFFVETAAVFIIFAALLHILYHHLFEYKYAWQHSSRSLELKYILSAFWEGQEGSTLLWTIWHCILGLIVIRKDKEWEAPVMMIVSFAQFFLATMILGVYIFDVKIGSNPFILLRDSGVLDNAPVMHVNFDTANPTRPDYMTLIKDGNDLNPLLQNYWMTIHPPVLFLGFASTLFPFAYAMAGLWTGKTKEWVSKGLPWALFSVAIFGLGIMMGAKWAYESLNFGGYWSWDPVENASLVPWLILVAGVHTLLVFKHTGFSLRATFLFFGLEFLFVLYSTFLTKSGVLGEASVHAFADIGMNGQLFLFLLVFVWVMPFVAATTNRQRAIIAITATVLSIGTYFLAEIIPGFPLYVILAGIITFIVLMNRQVPAVKKEESASSREFWMFIGALVLFLSSLIIIFQTSLPVFNKLYKLNTAPGENSEFAYNQIQVLVAIIIGILTAISQYFRYKSTPGNIFLKKIAVPTLISALIATFVLVVIKINYDKEGLGFLINIWIALVAGIYAVVANISYMLTSLKGSIKNSGGSIAHFGFGLVLVGILLSAGKKEVLSHNTSGISIDFGKESKEISGENLTLVKGVPMSMGQYKVTYEGDSAHPKKALTYFKIHFRSPSDSFTLYPNAFINYKGNEGLMANPSARHYWDHDVFTYVSALPDPSKNKDTAQFAVATKKVGDTIFYSRGFILLEKLVGKDNLPLQNFDKTDTGYTASLKVQSIGGPSYQSDLLLIKGKGQVLFQSQDTVMAQSLVLQLNDVSNGVAKIGVKESSAVMEYVTLKAYKFPYINLLWGGVIITVIGTLISMARRLRLNRVRRAES; encoded by the coding sequence ATGAATTATATTGGTGAGGAGTTACTGCCCGGACAAGTAGGACATTTTTTTATACTGATTTCCCTTGTTGCGTCGCTGGCAGCCAGTTTTGCTTATTTTAAAGCTACAAAAGTTAGTATCCCTGAAGACAGGAAAGCCTGGCTTAAACTGGCCCGTGGGGCCTTCTTTGTTGAAACCGCTGCTGTTTTTATCATCTTTGCGGCGCTGCTGCACATACTGTATCACCATCTGTTCGAATACAAATATGCCTGGCAGCACAGCAGCCGGTCGCTGGAGCTGAAGTATATCCTGAGTGCCTTCTGGGAGGGCCAGGAAGGAAGTACCCTGCTCTGGACCATCTGGCACTGCATCCTCGGGCTTATTGTTATCAGAAAGGATAAAGAATGGGAAGCCCCGGTAATGATGATCGTAAGTTTTGCCCAGTTCTTCCTGGCCACCATGATCCTGGGTGTTTATATTTTTGATGTAAAGATCGGATCCAATCCTTTTATCCTTTTAAGGGACTCCGGAGTACTGGACAATGCGCCGGTAATGCACGTGAATTTCGATACGGCCAACCCCACCCGTCCGGATTATATGACCCTTATCAAGGATGGTAATGACCTGAATCCATTGCTGCAAAACTACTGGATGACCATCCACCCCCCTGTGTTATTTCTCGGATTTGCCTCTACACTATTCCCCTTTGCTTATGCAATGGCAGGGCTGTGGACAGGCAAAACAAAAGAATGGGTCAGCAAAGGACTGCCCTGGGCGCTGTTCTCGGTTGCCATCTTCGGCCTGGGTATTATGATGGGCGCCAAATGGGCGTATGAATCATTAAACTTTGGCGGCTACTGGTCCTGGGACCCGGTGGAGAACGCCTCGCTGGTTCCGTGGCTGATCCTGGTGGCGGGTGTGCATACCCTGCTGGTGTTCAAACACACGGGCTTTTCATTGAGGGCCACCTTCCTGTTCTTCGGACTGGAATTCCTGTTTGTATTATATTCTACCTTTCTTACCAAGAGCGGGGTCCTGGGTGAAGCATCAGTGCATGCCTTTGCCGATATCGGCATGAATGGCCAGCTGTTTTTGTTTTTACTGGTATTTGTATGGGTAATGCCCTTTGTAGCGGCCACAACCAACCGTCAGCGGGCCATCATTGCCATCACGGCCACCGTACTTTCTATAGGCACTTATTTTCTTGCAGAAATCATCCCCGGATTTCCTTTATATGTGATCCTTGCAGGTATCATTACGTTTATCGTATTGATGAACCGGCAGGTACCGGCGGTAAAAAAAGAAGAAAGCGCCAGTTCCCGCGAATTCTGGATGTTTATCGGTGCCCTGGTATTATTCCTTTCCTCACTGATCATCATTTTCCAGACCTCCCTGCCCGTGTTCAACAAGCTTTATAAACTTAACACGGCCCCGGGAGAGAACAGTGAGTTCGCCTATAACCAGATCCAGGTGCTGGTGGCCATCATTATCGGTATCCTGACCGCCATCTCCCAGTATTTCCGGTATAAAAGCACACCCGGAAATATCTTTTTAAAAAAGATCGCAGTGCCTACGTTGATCAGTGCACTTATTGCCACATTTGTTCTTGTGGTGATCAAGATCAATTACGACAAAGAAGGATTGGGTTTCCTGATCAATATCTGGATCGCATTGGTTGCAGGGATCTATGCCGTTGTGGCCAACATCAGCTATATGTTAACCAGTCTTAAAGGCAGCATTAAGAACAGCGGGGGCTCTATTGCACACTTCGGGTTCGGACTGGTACTGGTGGGCATCCTGTTGTCTGCCGGTAAAAAAGAAGTATTGTCGCACAATACCAGTGGTATTTCTATCGATTTCGGGAAGGAAAGCAAAGAGATCTCGGGGGAAAATCTAACCCTTGTAAAAGGCGTGCCGATGAGCATGGGACAATACAAAGTGACCTATGAAGGCGATTCTGCACACCCGAAGAAAGCACTTACTTATTTTAAGATTCATTTCAGATCTCCTTCAGACAGCTTTACGCTTTACCCCAACGCCTTCATCAACTATAAAGGAAATGAGGGGCTGATGGCCAACCCTTCTGCAAGACATTACTGGGATCATGATGTATTTACGTATGTATCTGCATTGCCTGATCCTTCCAAGAATAAAGACACTGCGCAATTTGCCGTAGCCACTAAAAAAGTAGGTGATACGATCTTTTACAGCCGTGGATTCATCCTGCTGGAAAAGCTGGTAGGCAAGGACAACCTGCCGTTGCAGAACTTTGATAAGACCGACACCGGGTATACGGCTTCTTTAAAAGTACAGTCCATCGGTGGTCCCTCCTATCAATCGGACCTGCTGCTGATCAAAGGCAAGGGACAGGTGTTGTTCCAGTCTCAGGACACCGTGATGGCACAAAGCCTGGTGCTGCAGCTTAACGATGTCAGTAATGGTGTGGCAAAGATCGGTGTAAAAGAGTCGTCTGCGGTAATGGAATATGTAACCTTAAAGGCCTATAAGTTCCCCTATATCAACCTGCTCTGGGGCGGTGTGATCATTACCGTGATCGGTACATTGATCAGTATGGCCCGGAGGCTGCGGCTGAACCGGGTTAGAAGGGCCGAGAGTTAG
- a CDS encoding arginine decarboxylase has protein sequence MNNSYLGLVDQTFNFPQEGIEVEDGYLKFNGIDLKALIKKHGTPLKVSYLPKIGININKAKQYFQTAMKRHKYEGSYFYCYCTKSSHFSFVVEEALKHNIHLETSFAYDIDIINQLYKRRKITKDINIVCNGFKQKAYTSRIAKLINNGFKNVIPVLDNKQELQMYKRSIKSKEPFKLGIRIAAEEEPTFPFYTSRLGIRAKDVLEFYVDEIEGNEDKFQLKMLHIFLNKGIKDDIYYWSELRKSINLYCQLRKICPELDSINIGGGFPIKHSLAFEYDYQFMINEIISNIKSACKKAKVPVPNIYTEFGSYTVGESMAHIYSVIGEKVQNDRETWYMIDSSFITTLPDTWGIGEKFLMLPINKWNNEYQRVVLGGITCDGHDYYDSEEHINEVFLPKIKNDNGVGGLGVPAIEATPKNAESDAEPLYVGFFHTGAYQDQISGYGGIKHCLIPSPKHIILEYDKNGKLIEWVYAKEQTSQSMLKILGYLR, from the coding sequence ATGAATAATTCATACTTAGGCTTAGTAGACCAGACCTTTAACTTTCCGCAAGAGGGAATAGAAGTTGAAGACGGGTATCTGAAATTTAACGGCATTGATCTGAAAGCGCTGATCAAAAAACATGGCACACCTCTTAAGGTCAGTTACCTGCCCAAGATCGGGATCAATATCAACAAGGCCAAGCAGTATTTCCAGACTGCCATGAAGCGGCATAAGTATGAGGGCTCCTACTTTTACTGCTACTGTACCAAGAGCTCGCATTTCTCTTTTGTTGTAGAGGAGGCATTAAAGCATAATATCCATCTGGAGACTTCTTTTGCCTATGATATCGACATCATTAACCAGTTGTACAAAAGAAGGAAAATTACAAAGGACATCAATATCGTTTGTAACGGATTCAAACAAAAAGCATATACCTCAAGGATCGCCAAGCTTATTAACAACGGCTTTAAGAATGTGATCCCGGTTCTCGATAATAAACAGGAACTGCAGATGTACAAACGGAGCATCAAAAGCAAGGAACCGTTTAAACTGGGGATCCGTATTGCCGCAGAGGAAGAACCGACATTTCCCTTCTATACCTCACGTCTGGGGATCCGGGCAAAGGATGTACTGGAATTTTATGTAGATGAGATTGAAGGGAACGAAGATAAATTCCAGCTGAAGATGCTGCACATCTTTTTAAATAAAGGGATCAAGGATGATATCTATTACTGGAGCGAACTGCGTAAAAGCATCAACCTCTATTGTCAGCTAAGGAAGATCTGTCCCGAGCTGGATTCCATCAATATCGGCGGCGGTTTCCCCATCAAACACAGCCTGGCTTTTGAATACGATTATCAGTTCATGATCAATGAGATCATCAGCAATATCAAGTCGGCCTGCAAAAAAGCAAAAGTTCCCGTGCCCAATATTTATACGGAGTTCGGAAGCTATACCGTAGGGGAGAGTATGGCACATATTTACAGCGTTATCGGGGAAAAAGTACAGAACGACCGTGAAACCTGGTATATGATCGATTCCTCGTTTATAACCACCCTGCCGGACACCTGGGGGATCGGGGAAAAATTCCTGATGCTGCCGATTAATAAATGGAACAATGAATACCAGCGGGTGGTGTTGGGGGGCATTACCTGTGACGGCCATGATTATTATGATTCGGAAGAGCACATTAATGAAGTGTTTTTACCCAAAATAAAAAACGACAACGGTGTAGGGGGGCTGGGTGTGCCGGCGATAGAAGCCACACCCAAAAATGCGGAAAGCGATGCGGAGCCACTGTATGTCGGTTTTTTTCATACCGGGGCTTACCAGGACCAGATCAGCGGGTACGGAGGTATCAAGCATTGTCTTATCCCTTCGCCCAAGCACATCATCCTGGAATACGACAAGAACGGCAAACTGATCGAATGGGTGTATGCAAAGGAGCAGACCTCGCAAAGTATGCTGAAGATACTGGGATACCTGAGATAG
- the fusA gene encoding elongation factor G: MADLKFQRNFGIAAHIDAGKTTTTERILRYTGMIHRIGEVHEGAATTDWMDQEKERGITITSAAVSCQWNFPTDKGKATADTKKYSFNIIDTPGHVDFTVEVERSMRVLDGLIALFSAVDGVEPQSETVWRQANRYRVPRIGFVNKMDRQGADFLNVVKQVREMLGAKAVPLQLPIGAEDNFKGVVDLIKNTGIIWDDATEGMTYTEVPIPDEMKAEVEEWRAQLIEAVAEYDDQLMEKFFEDPNTISEDEIHEAIRKATIDLSIVPMMCGSSFKNKGVQTALDAVCRYLPSPVDVEAIEGSDPNDPEKKIIRKPDAKEPFAALAFKIMTDPFVGRLAFFRCYSGRLDAGSYVLNVRSGKKERISRIMKMFANKQNPIDFIEAGDIGAAVGFKEIKTGDTLCDENHPIVLENMFIPEPVIAIAVEPKTQADVDKMGMAIAKLVEEDPTLRVNTDEDTGQTILRGMGELHLEIIIDRMKREFKVEVNQGAPQVAYKEAFNATIEHRETLKKQTGGRGKFADIQFSLGPVDEDWKKENPDKNYQFVNDIFGGSIPREFVPAIQKGFETSMTSGVLANYPVDNMKIRVFDGSFHAVDSDSMSFELCAKQGFREAARKAKPILLEPIMKVEVITPEQYMGDVTGDLNRRRGMMEGMDTRAGAQVIKAQVPLSEMFGYVTQLRSLTSGRASSTMEFSHYTAAPTNIAEEVIAKAKGKVTA; this comes from the coding sequence ATGGCAGATTTAAAATTTCAAAGGAACTTTGGTATTGCCGCTCACATTGACGCCGGTAAAACCACTACAACTGAACGTATTTTGCGTTACACCGGTATGATTCACCGAATTGGTGAGGTACACGAAGGTGCTGCTACAACCGACTGGATGGATCAGGAAAAAGAACGTGGTATTACCATTACTTCTGCCGCTGTTAGTTGCCAGTGGAACTTTCCCACTGATAAAGGAAAGGCTACCGCTGATACAAAAAAATATTCTTTCAATATCATTGATACTCCGGGACACGTGGACTTTACCGTAGAGGTAGAGCGTTCCATGCGTGTACTGGATGGCCTGATCGCGCTGTTCTCCGCGGTGGATGGGGTGGAACCTCAGTCGGAGACCGTATGGCGCCAGGCCAACCGTTACCGGGTACCCCGTATCGGTTTTGTGAACAAAATGGACCGTCAGGGTGCTGATTTTCTGAACGTGGTAAAACAGGTTCGGGAAATGCTGGGCGCAAAAGCAGTGCCCCTGCAATTGCCCATCGGCGCTGAAGATAATTTTAAAGGCGTGGTGGACCTGATCAAAAATACAGGGATCATCTGGGATGATGCCACAGAGGGAATGACCTATACGGAAGTGCCCATTCCGGATGAAATGAAAGCAGAAGTGGAAGAGTGGAGAGCGCAGCTGATCGAGGCAGTAGCTGAGTATGATGACCAGTTAATGGAAAAATTCTTTGAAGATCCTAACACGATCTCTGAAGATGAGATCCATGAGGCCATCCGCAAGGCAACCATCGACCTGAGCATCGTTCCGATGATGTGTGGTTCTTCTTTCAAAAACAAAGGGGTACAAACCGCACTGGATGCAGTTTGCCGTTACCTGCCTTCCCCGGTTGATGTGGAAGCGATCGAAGGATCTGATCCTAACGATCCTGAAAAGAAGATCATCCGCAAGCCGGATGCAAAAGAACCGTTTGCTGCACTGGCGTTTAAGATCATGACCGATCCGTTCGTGGGTCGCCTGGCCTTCTTCCGTTGCTACAGCGGTCGCCTGGATGCCGGTTCTTATGTACTGAATGTAAGAAGTGGTAAGAAAGAGCGGATCAGCCGTATCATGAAAATGTTCGCCAACAAGCAAAACCCGATCGATTTTATCGAAGCCGGTGATATCGGTGCTGCTGTAGGTTTCAAGGAAATTAAAACAGGAGATACCCTTTGTGATGAAAACCACCCGATCGTACTGGAAAATATGTTCATTCCCGAGCCCGTTATCGCTATTGCCGTTGAGCCTAAAACGCAGGCGGATGTTGATAAAATGGGTATGGCGATCGCCAAGCTGGTGGAAGAAGATCCGACGCTGCGTGTAAATACAGATGAAGATACCGGCCAGACCATCCTTCGTGGTATGGGTGAGCTGCACCTGGAGATCATCATCGACCGTATGAAACGTGAGTTTAAAGTAGAAGTAAACCAGGGTGCACCCCAGGTGGCTTATAAAGAAGCGTTCAATGCTACTATCGAGCACAGGGAAACGCTGAAGAAACAAACCGGTGGTCGTGGTAAATTTGCCGATATCCAGTTCAGCCTGGGTCCGGTGGATGAAGACTGGAAGAAAGAAAACCCTGATAAAAACTACCAGTTTGTAAATGACATCTTTGGTGGTTCTATCCCCAGGGAATTTGTACCGGCTATTCAGAAAGGTTTTGAAACCTCAATGACAAGTGGTGTACTGGCAAACTACCCTGTGGATAATATGAAGATCCGTGTATTTGACGGAAGCTTCCACGCGGTGGATTCCGACTCTATGTCGTTCGAACTTTGCGCAAAACAAGGTTTCCGTGAGGCCGCCCGCAAAGCAAAACCCATCCTGCTGGAGCCCATCATGAAGGTAGAAGTGATCACTCCTGAGCAATACATGGGTGATGTTACCGGTGACCTGAACCGTCGTCGTGGTATGATGGAAGGAATGGACACCCGTGCAGGTGCACAGGTGATCAAGGCACAGGTGCCGCTGAGCGAAATGTTCGGCTATGTAACCCAGCTGCGTTCCTTAACTTCCGGCCGTGCCTCCAGCACCATGGAGTTCTCTCACTACACTGCGGCTCCAACAAACATTGCCGAAGAAGTGATCGCAAAAGCAAAAGGAAAGGTTACTGCATAA
- a CDS encoding META domain-containing protein — protein MKDRLKICFAVFGIAMMIACNRSAAPLTSTLHTEGLHHKWTITALNGYGGALTNASFDLRNVHRSYAAAGCDTIKLTPRFGHNSRISLDDLGFYADTRNCGDAALRTALKDNLGKAYRFRLEDGRLELADDHGGSLLKAVVSAEDEKGSISRKWKITKMINVTSDSFAMVDPFIDLSNLAASTAFVGCNQFRFPVTVAPPFTVSIGQIAGTNKYCNEAAGFESIISKALPLVAKYQVIGNRLKLFDKEDVLLLEAVEAIEETPVYPNGWNPLRREWMLKQLKGVADDLVIKSRASINLADLSSTQGKAGCNQVRFQTATGSGSGVRFSGIVGTEMFCEGLMPVEEAYLKTMPLIRTYEISGHFIKFKDEAGNVLIEAVAADWD, from the coding sequence ATGAAAGATCGCTTAAAAATCTGTTTCGCCGTATTTGGAATCGCAATGATGATCGCCTGCAACCGGAGCGCCGCGCCGCTCACAAGCACACTGCATACAGAAGGCCTTCACCATAAATGGACCATAACTGCGCTCAATGGCTACGGCGGAGCGTTGACCAATGCAAGTTTTGACCTCCGGAATGTGCACCGGTCCTATGCCGCCGCGGGTTGCGACACTATAAAGCTTACACCACGGTTTGGCCATAATAGCCGGATCTCCCTGGATGACCTCGGTTTTTATGCTGATACGCGTAATTGCGGGGATGCAGCGCTGCGTACTGCGCTAAAGGACAACCTTGGTAAAGCGTACCGGTTCCGGCTGGAGGACGGCCGGCTGGAGCTGGCTGATGACCACGGCGGCAGCCTGTTAAAGGCGGTCGTTTCTGCAGAGGATGAAAAGGGGAGTATCAGCCGCAAATGGAAGATCACAAAAATGATCAATGTAACATCCGACAGCTTTGCAATGGTTGACCCCTTTATCGATCTCAGCAACCTGGCTGCCTCCACAGCATTCGTGGGATGCAATCAGTTCCGTTTCCCGGTAACGGTGGCTCCTCCTTTTACTGTTTCGATCGGGCAGATCGCCGGTACTAATAAATATTGTAATGAGGCCGCCGGATTTGAATCCATTATCAGCAAGGCATTGCCGCTGGTGGCCAAATACCAGGTGATCGGTAACCGGCTGAAACTGTTTGATAAGGAGGATGTACTGTTGCTGGAAGCCGTGGAGGCCATAGAGGAAACTCCGGTTTATCCGAACGGATGGAATCCCCTGCGCAGGGAATGGATGCTGAAGCAGCTGAAAGGGGTGGCGGATGACCTGGTGATTAAGTCCAGGGCCTCCATCAACCTGGCGGATCTGTCCAGTACGCAGGGAAAGGCAGGGTGCAACCAGGTACGGTTCCAGACGGCCACCGGTTCCGGTTCAGGGGTCCGTTTTTCCGGCATTGTAGGTACCGAAATGTTTTGTGAAGGGCTTATGCCCGTTGAAGAGGCCTACCTGAAGACGATGCCCCTGATCCGGACTTATGAGATCAGTGGCCATTTTATAAAGTTTAAGGATGAAGCCGGCAACGTGCTGATTGAGGCGGTTGCGGCAGACTGGGATTGA
- a CDS encoding GNAT family N-acetyltransferase: MEIIQEDDGKKGAFKALSNETVAGEMTYVWAGDTKFIIDHTEVDPAFAGKGIGRQLLMRAVAFARDRQLKIMPLCPFARSVFEKTKEIRDVLF, encoded by the coding sequence ATGGAAATTATACAGGAAGATGATGGAAAAAAAGGCGCTTTTAAGGCCCTGAGTAATGAAACGGTTGCGGGTGAAATGACCTATGTGTGGGCCGGGGATACAAAATTTATCATCGATCATACAGAAGTGGATCCGGCCTTTGCCGGAAAGGGGATCGGGAGGCAACTGCTGATGCGGGCGGTTGCATTTGCCCGGGACCGGCAGCTGAAGATCATGCCGCTTTGTCCTTTTGCCCGTTCGGTATTTGAAAAAACAAAAGAGATCCGGGACGTCCTGTTTTAA
- a CDS encoding META domain-containing protein, with amino-acid sequence MKQLFTVLLAAGFLLTGCSKDKNVNQPVPLELKGNWAISYAKDVSALQFDVTRTAYPTISFKDRSGNASAGCNIIQFGVRAPGTGNDLILNNLSITNIACVNYAPTETGIMKNLELTQRFKIENRELKLFDGNGTILLKADRIYAID; translated from the coding sequence ATGAAACAACTGTTTACTGTTTTACTCGCTGCAGGGTTTTTACTAACCGGATGCTCGAAAGACAAAAATGTGAACCAGCCCGTTCCTTTGGAATTAAAGGGCAACTGGGCCATCTCCTATGCAAAAGATGTGTCCGCCCTTCAGTTTGACGTTACCCGGACGGCCTATCCGACAATAAGTTTTAAGGACAGGTCCGGCAATGCTTCTGCGGGATGCAATATCATTCAGTTCGGAGTAAGAGCACCGGGAACGGGAAATGATTTAATATTAAACAATTTAAGCATAACAAATATAGCTTGTGTAAACTATGCCCCCACCGAAACGGGGATCATGAAAAACCTGGAGCTTACACAGCGTTTTAAAATAGAGAACCGGGAACTGAAGTTGTTCGATGGCAACGGGACAATACTGCTGAAGGCGGATCGGATTTACGCAATTGATTGA
- the rplT gene encoding 50S ribosomal protein L20, with translation MPRSVNSVASKARRKKILKQAKGFYGKRKNVFTVAKNVVEKGMTYMYVGRKLKKRDYRSLWIARINAAVREEGMTYSVFINKLKEKQIDLDRKVLADLAMNNPESFKALVASVK, from the coding sequence ATGCCACGTTCAGTAAACTCAGTAGCTTCTAAAGCCCGCCGGAAAAAAATATTAAAACAGGCCAAAGGCTTTTACGGCAAACGTAAAAATGTATTTACCGTTGCCAAAAACGTTGTAGAAAAAGGGATGACCTACATGTATGTGGGTCGTAAATTAAAGAAAAGAGATTACCGCTCTTTGTGGATCGCCCGTATCAACGCGGCAGTTCGCGAAGAAGGAATGACCTATTCTGTTTTCATCAATAAATTAAAAGAAAAGCAGATCGACCTGGACCGTAAGGTACTGGCAGACCTGGCGATGAACAACCCCGAGTCGTTCAAGGCGCTGGTTGCTTCTGTGAAGTAA